The window tttttgtttatttttatatttattttcctttgatataagctaattattatttaggcTGAATTAAATAACCTCCTCATTTTgtaaaatcattgaaaaatcCTTACCATATAGTGTCATCGGTCCTATTGACAATGTGATGACGCCTCCTTTCTCATCGCACTCCTCAGTAATCTTCCTCAGGGtttcaaatatttctatagATTCAAGATTAAATCATAATACTATGGTATTTtagtttaactatttttaaatgaagtatttaatcACAAAATTATGTTATCGGACTAAATTGACCTCttctaaacttatttattccCTATAATATCGCATATATTTGtcgtttaaatatataaactctGGGCCTTACAAGGGTCAATATTTACCGAAGCGAAGTAAGGTTATTGTGTTACCAAATTAAACCACGTAGGTACTTATGTTAATGACAATAAAACTACAGGAAGTAACTCGAACCGTAGGCATAAATAAAGGGTAAAATTgagagaaattaaatataaataaaaaataattataatgttacgaGCCCTCATGCCACTACTAcaattctaagagaattcgtcgcagcaataacattacattttcagtcagaaataggTTCACGCAGAGGCCATATTAGCATTACTTAAACCACAagatgatcaaaaaatcagaaaagtaaaactgggattttggTGGAAATATTCGCTATCTATAGATGATTTTAGGCCCAaggttagcagaggtaaagactcatatgtatttattaacggaatatcaaaatgactgtataataaaaatacacttacgGGTAGTATCACCTAAGAAATGATGAATATGTCCTATTAAAGGTAATTTTCCTGATAGAGCTGGAGGCAAAGAATACGCAGTTTTCCATTTTCTTTTCCACAAAACCCACAAAAAACAAATGCAACACACAAGTGTTAGAAACAACATTACCACTGAGAAGGTTAGTTATTACTACAAGTTTCTTACTTTGTTAGCATTTATAGCGTTGTTAGGGTCAGCAGATTGGCAATGTTTAGACCTAAATAAGTTACTCGTATACCTAAAGGTAGATACACATGCTTGTCGATTAAATGAAAACCAAATACGAATATTGCCTAATTTTTAAGACCTGTTTAAGAATTTTTCAAATTCTAAATCTGAAGATAAGTACTTGTCTACAATAAttgtaatcaaaattttattaacgtaAGGGTTTTGGATAATTTATCAGTTATAGGATAGGAGTCTACCATAGGATTTCTTAATACACCGTGTATAAAtatacgtttttatatttaccatcaACAAGAACATCTTAGAATCGTGAAGTAAATAttcgtaaaacaaaatataaactgatCTCTTCGCAGATTGAACCTACTGCGTGTTATTTCTCAACAAGCTCATTAATCGCTACGCCACGGCGGCTGTCATAATCAACCAAGCTCTAATACAGGTCccaaaaatataatgtcataaaaatatttcactgtatatatttacaattaactatcaatgaaataatattgtttacagcataaattaatttattttaatcattacgATAATTTCGTGTCACCGGGGTCAGCATTATTCACAATTTAAACATTtcaatgtttgtatatttttattaaatacattaaatacataacaaactttaccttatcttattttttttatgtttcgaataaaagtctaagatataaatttaaaccgTATTTACATAGGAATAAGATGTACTTTTGAGGCATGACTCGACTGTAAATAAccacattttcaataaacaccAATAGCGATAGAAAAATCGTCTCTATGTTAACAACTCTCAAATACAGGTAGAACGTTTTGGGCCTTCGACAATTTCATTAactttacaaaacataatagcAAACCTACCACTTTATAGTTCAGAAATACTAAATTACTATGACGGAATTCATCTTCAGCCTATGGAAGTCCACTTTTGAAAAAAggctttcttttaaaatttatggacACACCAGACCGTATTTTCTTAATACGGGGACtgcagtgaccccactgcacttgatgcaAGCGGAATGGGGTCCATATAGAATGTCGGTTGATAAGAGATAATTACTATTTGCTAGTCAAAGTGTCGTCGATCGATTCATTATGTAAGGGTGACAAATTTCGCAGGTTTTCTAAAACGTAGTATTGCATTTACAAAATATGACTTTAACGCAAAAGCCCTACGAGCATCCAAACAGAAACTAATAATGGTACGCAGAATGGTAGTTAGCTAATGAACTATGATTTTTGTCGTATTGTCAACCTTTGTTGTCAATGTTATAGCTGTCACTGAGGcaaagaaaatgttattttttcccCACCCCCAAACTTGGCAAAGGTCTTAGTTATTCTGCCTACTTTGTGACGTCATcacataaaaagtttaaaaaattatataaaaaaatatattgcatagatttcaaaaagaaataaattagtcTCATAAAATAGACtactcaacaaaataaaaatacaaaaaaatgtacctaaaaaatactttacatacCGAATTATACTGGCCTATTTAATCGGTATATAAGCTCATTATCAACAATAGAACGACTACTATTTCAGTTGATTTTAACGAACAACCCCAATCTTTATCTTCAAATCGGACGCaaaaacggaccaatcagaaaAAAGTTTGACACgcatacttattttgattggttattcGGGATCAACCTGAAAAAAGAGATTATGATCCTTTGATTTATGGTGTAAACGCTTTATCTATTGGTAAAACATTCCTCCTAAAATATCATATTGGGCTTTACAATCATGTGCAATTTACTTTATGCCCCAATTTCGCAATATACCTACATAAGAGATCGTTGCTTATTTCTGTGTagcatttactattttattacagactagcttccgctcgcagcttcgcccgcgtggatttcggacttcaaaaatggagccggtcgcgaacgttcgagaatgttcgttttacgaagctactcgctaggtgattcgctagcctctaggtgccatgcaagccgcctgcctgtgcgttcgcgaccttatatatatacaaaaataatccttatagcatgattcagtattcacgcatgatggcttattattagcgtatttcatgtataactttggtgtttctataccgatttctatgattctttttatggaatatttaataatgttaacttttataattagggatgactgagagtgttataaacgtaagagtagacaaatataatgagaatgcttcgaactgctaagctatcgggagttacacgtgttattgtgagtcaaccataaaagatagacatatgctgtggtgggatattttttacataattttaaggagaacatttccgtcatacatgatttctgtgtagctttaaccattaagcttgcacacgcgacagaagcttaaaaaaatggagtaacttctcccgttttcccaacatttcccttcactgctctgctcctattaattgtagcgtgatgaaaagtatactataaccagcacaggagtatgacaaataattgtacaaagtttcgttaaaatccgtcgagtagtttttgtttctataacggttatacagacagacagacagacagacaaaaattttactaattgcatttttggcatcagtatcgatccctaatcaccccctgatagttattttggaaatatatttcatgtacagttttgacctctctacagatttattataagtatagatagaagatagatatagatagataggtTATTTTTTAACGTCAAGGAGCTACGCTGTAGACATTTGTCTACAGGACTAGACCGGTTCGACTGAAATGATATCACAATTTTGCAGTAAACCAACGAAGTCAGCATGTTGTTGGTTTAATGGTGTGCGTAAGATTTCCGAAGACGCAAACACTCCTCTCATTATATAACTAACTGTTTCTTGTTGCTTCGCCTACGtgaagtttttccaggataaaaataccTCTATATATTAAACCAGAATAAAATGGTAGCCCATCCCCTTCCCAAGGTTTCAGACTTCCCCCTTTctaaatgtaattgaaatctattaggtagtttttgaattcCCATTCAAACAGCCTGGCGGgagggacttttgttttataaattatgtaagaatttatattttcaataacaaacGGAACCATCAATACaacttgtttaaattaaaacaatgttgcATTTTATTATCTGACTTCGTTTGCGCATAAAACAACCAAAGGTAGTGATTACGTAATTAAAAACGAATAGGCGATTATTAAAACCAGATTATAATCCACGAGCTATAATTGCTCGTTACTTTGTATCGAAACGGAATAAACAACTGTAAATTCAGTAAtggagatattataataaaatacaaactaatttaattaaaaaatacaatactgactgcctcggtggcgtagttgtattatagtacgacTGACAcacacaaattcctgactccagaCTGCTGTTGAGTAGAAAAGCCTCCAATTTTACCCGAAACAAGATCCAAACCCGGGACCTCTGAGCCGTAACGTACCTCgcgtgcagtacaactacgcgaCTGAGGCAGTCATTTAAtcatgcttgtataaaaaataatacttacctatgaataattttgaattattgtttcCTTAATTTAGAAGCATCGTATACCGTAACTTTGGAGTGAGATGTCCAGACTTCGATTTCCatgtcataatatttacaacCAAGCCGAACATATAATATACAACAGGTTACAGAGTCAGATCAGGTTATAATAGGATACATAATTGTGGTGACGAGCGAAGGATGCAATATTCATCGTCGAtcgataatatttacattattgcaCTCAACTTTGCACTTTCACCTTAGTTAAGACTAGTTACTACGAATCAGAGAATAAAAGAATCTCCAGAAGCGTGTGCAATAGcagcaaatatttgtatatacttGCGATTCgccgcaagtcctgcaagctGCAAAATTTGCACAAGTCAGCTCGGCgtgaaattttaatacaataatagtaatagtaaaaaTCACTATtttagtacatacataacatacataacatcacgcattttatccccgaaggggtatgcagaggcgcaactagggcacccacttttcgccaattatgttccgtcccatgatgtgatagggggcgagcctatcgccatatcgagcacaaattccagactccgggctgatactgagcacaaaaacccaaataccactttgcccgacccgggattcgaacccaggacctcagagcgctattgtaccggacgtgcaatacaactacgccaccgaggcagtctatatctatatcttccgcaagttattttgactattactattttagtAATAGTCAAAATAACTTGCGGAAGATAATATTCTAAGTTTTGGCATGAAATTCATTTTTGACTGTCATGCAAGGATAAAAAAAGACATATTCAACGAAAAAAGGTATATTTAAAGgtaacttcataaaaatattttacaacccCACCGCCCTTTACATGTTCTCTACACGAAGCTTAATGCAAAAATCGCTTATTcaagcaaattactgggatttAATCATCAATACTGGACACAACTATTTAATTGGCTTTCTTGAAGTATTCTTTGCTCTCCTTGGGATTTGGTTTGATGGTGTCAGCGTTCGTGTCTGGGTTCCAGTTCGCTGGAcacactaaaaaaaaaaaaacaaaatttagatttaataattataatttatattttcattgttcaTCAAGCTTTGTTGTTTAGTGATGTAGTGCATCGCTAACATTGACAGTGTAATAGAATCGTTTCGATATTTATAAAGCTTATTTCTCTACATTtcgaatattttgtttcatggcctacgaATGTGAGTAAAcctcttttaattatattcaagtgAAAAGGAGATCccaaaagattaaaaaaaaataggactTATAAAGTgaccttaaatatttttcctgtcaaatgtatttcaataaattcgGCATCCTATctgttatgtttgtatattgtatCACTTACTTCGTTTACCACCATCTTAGATCAATCAAAATCACCGCACCAGCTATTAAGCCCTTTATAAATACGATTAAAAATTTATGGATATGAAACAGTCACGTGACACAACCAAATTTATCCTCCTGCGCCGCCCGGGACATGCAATATTGTGCAATATGTATAGTGAAGACACATAGCTGAGGCCTAAAGCTACCTACATACGTCGAAATGttgtaataattaacaaaagtgTAGCAGAAATTAACTGTTTTAATCGAGATAATCTTGTAGCGAAACATTTCGTACATGCTGCGGAGTGAGACACTGTCACGTCATAGTCGATGTACTTACTAGCTTCCGATGACGAAGGCTCATAAGAAGCCGTTTCCAATCGTGTTACCTTTGAGAAAACTTATAAGTTATCAACTTTTCATACTAACAATACTGACCAGACATGCTTTTCATATAAATCcctatataatactaaaatatttaaatgaatttattgacGACACagtattctaataaataatatcttacttaaatggctaaaattagtaaattatcAGGTTGAGAGTActctctatattatttatattataaggtaaAGTTTGTGAATTTGAATCTAAGGTCTATCCAGACCTAccgttctatttttgaaattctaAACAACTTTCGATCCCAGGAACGCCAATAACGCTAGTCAAgagatcaaattaaaaatattttacattcgttttatttcgatgtttaacattcgcgtaaacataaggatTTATTATGCTCGTCAAGAGGCCAGCGAAAATAGTTATCTATAAACTCTATCATACCTTCTCCGTGTTTGTCAGCGAATTGGAAAGCCTTTACCAGCCTCAGGGTCTCGTCCACAGATCTACCGACGGGCAGGTCGTTGACTGACATGTGCCTCAACACGCCGTTCCTATCAATGATGAACAGAcctgaaagtaaaatatttttcaaaactacAGACAAATTTAATGGACTAAGGATAATAATAACTCCTATCTTCAGATCAAACTCGATaatgaacaatataataaataattaacagttAGCTTTTCAAACTTTAATCCAATTCACCTGTTTTCAGCGATCGATCCAAAAACGATtaagattgtttattaaaatctgaGATGGAATGAGGACGACCGAATTTGGTGAAGACAAAATGGATATACAATTCAACTTGAACCTTGTTGTAATTGGCAAATATGAAATATAGATTTGAcaaacatttctaaacaactttttgtgtacaataaagtaaataaataagaaaatttcgtaataaatatttttatgtaaggtttaattaattataataaactagattCTTACCGCGAAGTGCAAACCCGTCATCCAATAAAACATCGTAATCCTGCGAGATCTTCTTTTTATAGTCAGCCAGCAGGGGAATGTCCAGTTTGCCCAGACCGCCATCCTGTCAAAAaaggtttataatattttgtctagGTGGTTCTCAAATCGAAATTAACATCActtgttttatcattttgtacCTGTAAtgtactaattaaatattattagtcaCACAAGGCaaagttcataaatatttacaaaaatataacctatactaaaagtaatgaaatatcctaatgaaatataaaggaaacatttaaaaacttttaagttCATTGTGATCTTAACatactcaaaaataatttgtgttatgATTGTTATATACACCATTTAGAGTAcagaaaaatcaaaaaataatgttattactttCACACATGCAAGcaattatcgattttttttttatattttaaaaagtaaatgaaaaattacaacatttaatatttcaaatgctCTCTTACCTTTCTGGGTGTGTTAACCCAGGCAAGATGACTGAACTCAGAGTCTGTGGAGACACCAATCACTTGGCAGTCAATGCTGGCAAAGTCCTTAGCCCTCTCGCTAAACGCAATAAGCTCAGTAGGGCAGACAAATGTGCTGTAAAATAGAACATTTTATATCATTAGTATAATAAAGAGAATagaaaaatttatatcaaactaaaCTATTTTAACCTATTCAcatttcaatttcttttattcTAAACCACAAGTCTATCTTTAAATTTAGACAAAACTTTTAAAGTAAACTATGGAAATTATGCATTAGGTTGTTTCCATTTTATAAAAGTTGCTTGTGACTTCCCTTGCGTGAAAGCATGTAGTGCTTCTAAGGTATGTCTCTATAATACTGAGCAGTTTTATGGGACACATTTTTTGGGCACAGGGAACAAAAGGTAGACTGGACAATCTTTTCGCTTAAGGTATCAGGGTAGGCAGTCAAATATTCCAAGCAAAAAGCTTGGGTCAGAAAACTCTGAATATTACTGAAGATTGCATCACATTCTTATGTTATAAACCACCCTTACATAatagcatttataaataaacaaaacaaagaaaaatatttaagtaagatTATCAACTTACAAGTCCAATGGGTAGAAGAACAGAACCACATATTTTCCAGAAAAATCTGCTAATTTTAGCTGATTGAATTCACCATTTACAACGGCTGTGGCACAGAAATCTGGAGCTGGCTTTTGTACCCTCGGAACAAAAACTGCACTGGCTgcacatacaaaatatttttttatacttaatcatACTAATTTCCTACTTTTtgtgttaaagtttatataaatatagtaattgaattataaatgataaaaattatcaaaaacagGGTTAAAGAGTCAAGATCAAATACTCAttcaatgaataattaatgactTCAACGTCacacatttaaaagaaaaaaatttataagttaACTTTTTTATCTGACCTAACTATGTTTCAGAATATTCCgaataactataattaatacaaaataatactgaaCATTACGCTTACAATGACCACATTGGATATAAAAAGTTTCgtctttatattacatattatgtatggtCATTAGTATTGCAGAAGATTATGATATTCTTTGTCGGTAATAGAAATTCATTAGAATAAATCAGTGAGAACTTTAGTCGGCGTTTTATAGGTTATGTAACTAAGTTGATTTTTAACACTTACTTGTGGAAAAATTTACTTTCTTAGCGGTCGTTAGTGCAGGGCTGATGACctgaatatgaaataaatgtgtttaaatagtgtaaatgataattatcagtgttaataaaaccacataaataattactactTACCCTACGAGCCAACTGTTTTACGAATAAGGACATTTTGGATTTTAACTGGAAAATATTAATGGATGCAGtaacacaacaatatttttaattcttcctTTTTTCAACAACGAGATGTAGAGACAGATTTTTTTGGATATATATTATGACTACTGACTGCTGTCAACTGTCAAATgtcacatatatattttttttatttattcgtccCGAGGATAGGCTGCAATCTTCCGTctatactgcctagtcttacacTCAGGTTGGAAGAATAATAACTATCATTCTCTCGTCGCCGCTGGCGAAATGTAAACGAATTCACAAATTAGCTGAAACTGATAGTCGATTGTAAAATGAGACGAGTGACGCCAGGGTAATTAC of the Manduca sexta isolate Smith_Timp_Sample1 chromosome 18, JHU_Msex_v1.0, whole genome shotgun sequence genome contains:
- the LOC115453259 gene encoding peroxiredoxin-2, translating into MSLFVKQLARRVISPALTTAKKVNFSTTSAVFVPRVQKPAPDFCATAVVNGEFNQLKLADFSGKYVVLFFYPLDFTFVCPTELIAFSERAKDFASIDCQVIGVSTDSEFSHLAWVNTPRKDGGLGKLDIPLLADYKKKISQDYDVLLDDGFALRGLFIIDRNGVLRHMSVNDLPVGRSVDETLRLVKAFQFADKHGEVCPANWNPDTNADTIKPNPKESKEYFKKAN